A single Cyprinus carpio isolate SPL01 chromosome A6, ASM1834038v1, whole genome shotgun sequence DNA region contains:
- the LOC109060056 gene encoding cytochrome b-c1 complex subunit 6, mitochondrial-like produces MVLEDKMIANGEPEEEEEEEEEEEMVDPLETVREKCEQTEHCVHTRERLEACETRVGSRSETTEDCTEELFDFLHARDHCVSADVRCQGLLFLNELFKMIFYS; encoded by the exons ATGGTTTTGGAAGATAAAATGATCGCGAATGGAGAGCCAGAGGAG gaggaggaagaagaagaagaagaggagatgGTG GACCCTTTAGAGACGGTGCGGGAGAAGTGTGAGCAGACGGAGCACTGCGTTCACACTCGTGAGCGGCTCGAGGCGTGCGAGACACGGGTCGGCTCACGCTCAGAGACGACAGAAGACTGCACGGAGGAGCTCTTTGACTTCCTGCACGCTCGGGACCACTGTGTGAGTGCTGATGTTAGATGTCAGGGattgttgtttttgaatgaactgtttaaaatgattttttata GTTGA